The window tgtagacagtaatgttttctattggttcttggttctaagtaaatgcgacttatagtccagtgcaacttatatatgttttttcctcgtcatgacgtatttttggactgatgcaacttatacttaggtgcgacttatagtctgaaaaaaatGGTAAGCTGGGAGCGCAGGCCAGTGCAAGTTATGGTGTAAGTTGAAGTGAagtgttttcctttctcttggACTGTAACAACTACTTGGCCCACTGcgctgacacacacaaaaaaattactgtTCAGAGGTGTTTTGAAAAAAGATTAGTTAAATCACTTGTTCATATGACTGTGTGAAGGAGTGGGAGGTTATAAAGGGAAGGAGCTCCGGGAGAATTTTAGGAAAGTCGACTACATGTAGACTACAGCCGACCTGTCAGCCAAATTTCAACTTCCATTTGATCACCTTTTTCGCTTCTTTCAAATTAGGCATTTTGTGCAAAGAAATGACCCTGATTTTCCAAATCTCCCCCCAGAGACTTTGGTAGACATGCGCTCAAAGTAAACCCCAATCAGAAAGGGGCTATTTCTTAAATCTTTAAAGCCCTTGATTCCACTTTCTCTAAGTTCCCCCAAAAAAACTGAGATTTATGGGAGCAGGATTTGGGGCATATTGAGGAAGACCAATGGGACCAGATTCTGGAGTTAGTCCATAACTCCTCCATCTGTGCACGGCATGGACCGATTCAATGTAAACTAATACATGGGACTTACTACACTAACCATAGATTGTCCAAGTTCTATCCCAATGTTGCAGATTCCTGTAATAGGTGCAACCAATCTCCTGCGGACTTCATCCACATGTTTTGTACATGTTTGAAAGCTAGCAGACTTTCGTTTAAAATATTTGACACTCTTCACATAGAGTCTGTGTCCTCTGGATTAACAGTGTAACCACTAATGcaaagattttgttttattttatttatttatatttttcttaatatatatatatatatatatatatatatatatatatatatatttgtttttttaatgtgagcACTGTTTTATATTAATAAGTACTGTTTCACATTGTGTACACTTTTTATGGTTGGTGctcaataaaacatttgaaaaaaaaaagatgtcaagAACTTGGCAAATAAGTGGCGGTTTATaggacattttatttattgtgtcaATCTATTATAGAGGAGCAGCAGGATGTTTACTTTTTACTGCATAAATCTTAAGAAGAATAAGATTCAGTAATGTGTTCATAATATTAAATACTGTATGTTGTGTTTATAATCAGCAAGTTTTGTTCTGTTAGTCAAGAACGAGGCCAAACTATTTTAAAGCATGATTATTTAATATAGCAAAAATTAGGtacaaaatataaagtaaaaaaagaaaagaagaagatctTTAAAAAGATATACAGTGCATGCATGCAGATGTAAGCCTCTTTCTGAAGCAGCAGAAAGTACCAGCATTGAGCAATCTGAAGCAATCAAAAATATTCAAGTACAATTTAAGaacaatttatattattaaacccttaatgtatagttcacccaaaaatactgTTATGATTTACTTGTGTTTTTCCAAACAATTttcctattaaaatattttgtgttccacagaagaaagccaGTCATGCAGGTATAAAATGAGATGAGATGGATAGaatttatagaatatatatatgagGATTACTAGAATTTaagcaaaatataattaataattgagAATTATACAAACAAGATGCTGCTGTCTGTTTTCTGATTGCTACATAATGAAACAGAATGTCAATACACAAAGAAcagattaaaaatgaaaataaaaacccaTAACCAATGATATGGATTAATAGATGGACAAATTTGCATCCAATGACCATACAGAATTTATACATTGTTGAATGAAATTGTATGTTGAACATGCCTCAAGATAAATGAAAATTtgtatatttcataaaaataaatcatcaatCAGGACTCAAGACTGTACTGTCCCATTGCTCATATAAAATCTTCCTGATTTTGTGGATCTTCTTCCATGTCAACATCATTGTCTTCCAAGTTAGGATTGAAAGATTTATGTTCAGAGAGTAATTTCAAGATGTCGGATCTCTTTCTTTCCTTTGCCTGTGTGATGATACATTCCAGGATGGGCTGCATGGAATAGGCATATTCCATAATGCTCCTAGTTTTACACTTTTCTCCTTTGTACGCGTAGCCACCGGTGTGCACGCCAATCAGATAACAGTCTTCGTCAAAAACTGGAGAGCCAGAAGATCCGTGAAAGAAACAAGAGTCATAAATGATCTGGTTGTCGTGCAGTTCCCATTTTTCTGCCAAATACTGTTGTGTCATCACgtgaatgaaattaaaattctCCAAGATGTGTTTATCTGCAGCCTCTTGTAGATTCTCTTTCCCAATGATGAAGCAGGGGTCAATTTTCTTGACCCCTTCACCTGGATGTCCCACAATGCAGATCCCACCACGGTTAGGAGGGGGGCCATGAATGTATCGACTGAGCAATCCAGGACGATCAGCCATTTCATCAGCATCTTTCAGTTCAAGAAGAGCGAAGTCAAGATATGTTTCTTTGTTGATATATCCATGATAGTACGCTGCAAGATGTTCTTTGACCGGCACACACCTAGTGTTCTCTGCTTTCAGATCTTCATAGCCAAATACTGCTGTGAAGTCCTTTGAAAGTTTCCTGGTGAAGGGGTCATATTCTCCAACAACATGAGCGTTAGTGAGGATGAATCTGTCAAAGAGCAAGAAGCCGGTTCCTCTGGCGGATCCCTCCACTCGAATCTGACACACAGAGTCAGAGAGCGTCATGAGCTGCTTCACTTTCTTCACTTCCAAGAAACTCTGAACACTTTTATCATATTCTGCTCTGAAGAACTTTTTGATATCGGTTTTTTTCTTCAGGTTCTCTCTCTGCATTAATATCTCCAGTAAATCTTTAAACTGAGCACGCAGAATTGCTAGAACCTCTTCAGACTGTGGAATTATTTTTGGAGAATTAGTTTTTGTGGGTTTAATAGGTTTTGTGGATTTCACTGTGCTTTTCTTCTGTGTTTCTTCTTGTTCAGTGTTGATGGGAGGTTCATTATGATCaacattttctttcaaatcaGCGGCTGAAGCCTCATTCATTTCAGCGCTGTCATCACTCGAGACAAAATCTTGGCTATCTGGCTGGTTGATGTCACTGATAACAATGATCTTAAAATGCTTTCCATCAAGATGCTCTACGGTCTTTGACATTTCATATTTGGTCTCGCTCTCCAAGTTATAGAGAACACACTGTTTCTTGAATATGTCATTGCTGAATCGTCCGTCACGCCGAAGAGCAGCATTCAGTTTGTCATCTTTGAACGCATACACACAAACATCTTCAACCTTCATCCTCAGCTCATTGTTTTTCATTAAGCGTTTCACTTTCTCCCCtccttttgttttaatgtaaaatattacgaAGCCTTTTGATTCATTGGAGAATGAAAGCCTtccagttgtttttttctttgtagcaacattttcatgacttttaatgaAGGATATGTCTAAGAGCTCATTTTTTTCAACGAGACAGCAGGGGAAATCAGTCTTGATCGCTGCTCTATGAACTGCTCCTTTGGATCTCTGGATCACTATTTCTTTCTCCTTGTTGTCTTTCttaatctttctgaaaatctTGTTTGTATTGAGAGCATCGAGGACAGTCTTGGATGTATCACACGCCACTTCAAATTTCTCCGATTTGTAGCGGAAATTAAAAGTGTGGCTTTGCCCTTCAGCACTCTGTTGAATTCAGAAGAACAGTAATacacaaaagcatttatttaaacaccTATGAATAAAGGACTTCAGTAAAATGATTAAGCAATataatttttagaaaaaataacaatgggtctcattcactaaatgaggtataagttgttcttgaatcttttcgtacatttagaatacattttagtacgaaagtttttgatgaatcatgatttattcgtgAAAACGTGCGTACGCACATTTCTCGCAAAAATCTGTGCCTATGCACGTTTTcacgaataaatcatgattcatcaaaaactttcgtactaaaatttattctaaatgtacgaaaagattcaagaacaacttataccaCACGTACGCAATAATCATGTACAACAGGGGCCTTATAAGCATATGTTAAGAACCCtatataattagatgttattgataaattataattacagttccaattatatttacatatatatatatatatatatatgaggtccAAACAATAATCACCTGATCTATCCTTATATAAACGGTGATTaatgtgtctcatcttgtgtttagAGGCATGGCACACTTGGTACTGCTTGAAGACATCGCGGCGCGTGCTCTAAGGAGAGAGCGCGTCTTTAGAGAGCGCACAGATATGTTCGCTGAGAGTGAAGAATAGCTGTTCAGTcgctttaggttgcccagagaagtcctcattgatttatgCAACGCACTGGAACCACACCTAAGCCACATCACCAACCGCTCTCACCCTTATACCACCTTTTCTCCAAGCCTGTGTTTAACCCATGCTTCCTTTTTACCTGTGCCCGttatgccagtggatacacttttacataacaaatttttcctggcttccacctccgacagcaaaacctcacgttcattatcgttaaagttatttttctttgtcttttgtttcggtgccataattgtctttctctgtacaagtgcctcgttgtggaaagcccttaaatggagctggtttgggcgtgaattatgctaattactgacCTCGTGCACGCGGGTgctcatttagaagactccaaattctctaacagaagaacgagtttaagaacaagctcatgtgTGTACGCATGTGTTGTGAATTAGGCGGAAAGTTctcgtgagaagttcaaatgtgcCTATGAATAAGAAAATTGTACGCAATTATTAGCGAATGAGACCCATTATTTTTCCAGATTTAATTTGTTTCTAGAAGCCCTTAAttcagctattttttatttatttttattttatccatgaAGTGGAACAGACTGCAGGACAAGAGGTGCACTATTGGTAATTTTCAGTGAAACTGTTTGAGATTAAAAGATCAGTCTTGAGATTTTAAGAATCTTTCTTAAAATTAAGTTTATCAACATCAAGTTGTTTTAATGGATTCACCTCAGTAATAACTCTGGTTACCAAAACACCTGAGGTATATTTATTCACTTACATGAGAGTCTATCTTCAATTATTAGAAGTCTCATACCTGCTGCAGATGACTTTTTGATTGTCCCTCTTCCACTTTCTCCTTACAAAATTGGTTTGTTCTTTCCTGAGTGAATGAATATGAAATGTTGTCAAATTGCTAATATGAGATCACCAAACCTAAATAGTTTTACCATCATTTTGTAAATCATAATGAATGATGAGCAAAAAGAGCGATGTGGAATTTTTAAAGCAGCTAACATGTCttcctaaaacatttttttagaaacgcacacacacactttttcatgAGCACtcataaataattaattcaatatcagtattcaacaaaCCTTTAGTGGTTCACGGCCATTAGTTCCAAgccccttttcttttttcttgcttACATGGTTTTTTTCCTAGAACAATGGCAGTAGCAACAATAAAATTGCATatgtattaattatgtattaattaattaaatacacttgAATCTAATACAGTTTAGGACATTTATCAAATTAGCATTGAATTTTATAACACTGCCACACATGATTAAACAAAAGTGCACACTCAAAAGATTCTCCGATTCTGTAACATACACCATTTCACTCAAGATGTgcccaaatgaaaataaaaacaggaatatcAGAGTGAGAAAAAGGTTAATATATTGCAAGTCTTATAAAGCCATGCATTAGCTTTGAGTGAGGAACTGACTGAAATGTGTTACTTACTGAAACTCTTTGAAAACACacgaaaaaacaaataaattgcagagagagaaaaaatgttaTCATTTGAGATTAATATTGACACAAGTTCTAGTAAACCTTTTTGTGTTCCTTGGGTGAGTATTTGTAAATGAGTAAAAATACTGGTTCACTTGCACTTGCTCATTAACATGGCCTGCATCTCTTCATTGACTGGTTTTCAGATACATGAACAGTTACCTAAAATAACctgaatcattattattaaaatatcttgaCCTTACCTGAGCATTGCCAGCAGCTTGTGACGCCCTTCTATCTTCAGTGTTACTTTCTGGCTGCCTTTTCTGAAATGGAAAACAATCTAAGGCTAAACAATTCAATACAATGTTCATAAGAAAATAGTAAATGTAATTAGACAAGCAAAGAAATttgaaaatctatttttataaataaggtaTATAATCCATGCTTCTTAATGTTTTGCTTTTTGTCACCCCAAAGTATTTCAAAATGCTGTTATTCTTCATGATGATGTTGCCAAGTCACGGTTTCTGTGAAGAGGACAAATAAAAACGATTAACGAGGTACATCTGATAAAATGATCTCAAGCACAGTATTCAGTAATTAAGCgaatatttcattcattcattttcgtCCAGCAGATCCTCATTCATGAAAGCAGTCTTACAGTAAAATGCTAtgcacattttatgtttttttttttttttttaaataactgtttagtttttttcttatcagATGTGCACATTAGGGTTTTTATCttacatctaatgttgttaaattaatgtttattgcattatttcagtaacGTGTTGGTGTAACTGTGCACCTTTCTATATTTGTACATACACTATtggaaaagtttgggatcagaatgatttgaatgacgttttttttacagaagtttcttatgctcatcaaggttgcatttattttattaaaaatagaagaaaaaattgtatattgtgaaatattattatgatgtaaaataacagttttctattttaatatacattaaaatctaatttattcccgtgatgtgcagctgaattttcagcaagattattatcagtgctggaaattgttgtgctgcttaatatacatatatatatatatatatatatatatatatatatatatatatatatatatatatatatatatatatatatatatactttttttcaggatgctttgatgaataaaaagttaaaaagaagagcatttatttagatagaaaacttttctaacaatatacactacagttcaaaagtttggggtcagtaaatttttattctttatttttctgaaagaaattaaaaccTTTATATATCAAcgattttttaaaaagtgaacagaaatatttatattgttagaaaatatttatattttgaataaatgctgttctttttaactgtttattcatcaaagaatcctgaaaaaagtatagaagttttccaaaaaatatttggcagtACAATTGTTGTCcacattgataattctaataataaatcagcatatcagtaagattttattaaggatcatgtgacactttatactaGTCTTGGCTAATGGAAATTCCactttgcatcacataaataaattatattttttaagatattaaaatagaaaccattattttatattgtgataACATTTTGCAAAATTACTGTTTCTtttctgtatatttgatcaaataaatgcagccttgatgagcataagacacATTGCAAGTCTCAGAGTCAGAGTTCACTGATCACGTGAGCGCTTCGGGTGTATCACACGCCGCGCGCGGCAAATATGACGCAAATACTTCATTGGAAATAGGAAAATAGGAAACGATGGCGGACTtaaggtttgtttgttttatcagcAAAATGTAAAAGTTAAGAAAAAGACCGCTTCTTAACCCAGAGAATGTGAACATGTTGGTCACCAGCAGTCAATTTAGTTtgagttttctttttgttttcatttttaaaagctattttcAAATGATCTTTTATCTTTGTTGTTTCCCGACGTAACGCTTTGGAGgcgctgttttattttttgtaatttatttgtcaatatataattatagtcGCTTTAAGATAATCTACATATAGTCTTTGATTTAATATAGCTGTGTATGACATGCCTCGTGTCgttgtgtttttaattaagaatAACAATGAATCCATCTTTCAAACATTTGTTAGTCTTAAAAAGTGAAAGGTGCAAAAGCACTACAGATCATTATCTTTTCTTGTAAAAAGCGAAAGTGAAAGCGACCCACTCTCACAAAATACACATCAAAAATAATACTGATTGTAAAGAACCAGTTGAATGTTTATTACACTTTTGTTACCATATAACGTTAACTATAAACTATGGTtacggaagaaaaaaaaactatttattagcATGCATTAATTGATCCAACTTTGTGGCGAAAAATAAAGAAAGTCTAGAGCCCTCAGCTTGTGGAAAAGCTGTTTATTATGATCTTTCTCATTTCCTGTATTTAACTGGAATAAAACAGATAATAATAGGTAAataagttggtatattaacattatatcatttaatgaaataagctttttttttagtcttttaaGTTTAAGTCTGTTAAACCTAAAATGTTGATTCCATATTTTTTCACGGTAAAGTAAGACAGAAAGGCACATAAAGTCAAAACAGCACTGATCCAAATACCTTTGGTCTTCATACACGACAGAGAGGAagagtctttctttcttttcttcacaGATAAAACCCACAAGCATTTAAAAAACAGTCTGCAGTGatttttgt of the Carassius gibelio isolate Cgi1373 ecotype wild population from Czech Republic chromosome A5, carGib1.2-hapl.c, whole genome shotgun sequence genome contains:
- the LOC128014822 gene encoding serine protease FAM111A isoform X2; translation: MKNNSILKYFGKRQPESNTEDRRASQAAGNAQEKNHVSKKKEKGLGTNGREPLKERTNQFCKEKVEEGQSKSHLQQSAEGQSHTFNFRYKSEKFEVACDTSKTVLDALNTNKIFRKIKKDNKEKEIVIQRSKGAVHRAAIKTDFPCCLVEKNELLDISFIKSHENVATKKKTTGRLSFSNESKGFVIFYIKTKGGEKVKRLMKNNELRMKVEDVCVYAFKDDKLNAALRRDGRFSNDIFKKQCVLYNLESETKYEMSKTVEHLDGKHFKIIVISDINQPDSQDFVSSDDSAEMNEASAADLKENVDHNEPPINTEQEETQKKSTVKSTKPIKPTKTNSPKIIPQSEEVLAILRAQFKDLLEILMQRENLKKKTDIKKFFRAEYDKSVQSFLEVKKVKQLMTLSDSVCQIRVEGSARGTGFLLFDRFILTNAHVVGEYDPFTRKLSKDFTAVFGYEDLKAENTRCVPVKEHLAAYYHGYINKETYLDFALLELKDADEMADRPGLLSRYIHGPPPNRGGICIVGHPGEGVKKIDPCFIIGKENLQEAADKHILENFNFIHVMTQQYLAEKWELHDNQIIYDSCFFHGSSGSPVFDEDCYLIGVHTGGYAYKGEKCKTRSIMEYAYSMQPILECIITQAKERKRSDILKLLSEHKSFNPNLEDNDVDMEEDPQNQEDFI
- the LOC128014822 gene encoding serine protease FAM111A isoform X1, whose amino-acid sequence is MNIVLNCLALDCFPFQKRQPESNTEDRRASQAAGNAQEKNHVSKKKEKGLGTNGREPLKERTNQFCKEKVEEGQSKSHLQQSAEGQSHTFNFRYKSEKFEVACDTSKTVLDALNTNKIFRKIKKDNKEKEIVIQRSKGAVHRAAIKTDFPCCLVEKNELLDISFIKSHENVATKKKTTGRLSFSNESKGFVIFYIKTKGGEKVKRLMKNNELRMKVEDVCVYAFKDDKLNAALRRDGRFSNDIFKKQCVLYNLESETKYEMSKTVEHLDGKHFKIIVISDINQPDSQDFVSSDDSAEMNEASAADLKENVDHNEPPINTEQEETQKKSTVKSTKPIKPTKTNSPKIIPQSEEVLAILRAQFKDLLEILMQRENLKKKTDIKKFFRAEYDKSVQSFLEVKKVKQLMTLSDSVCQIRVEGSARGTGFLLFDRFILTNAHVVGEYDPFTRKLSKDFTAVFGYEDLKAENTRCVPVKEHLAAYYHGYINKETYLDFALLELKDADEMADRPGLLSRYIHGPPPNRGGICIVGHPGEGVKKIDPCFIIGKENLQEAADKHILENFNFIHVMTQQYLAEKWELHDNQIIYDSCFFHGSSGSPVFDEDCYLIGVHTGGYAYKGEKCKTRSIMEYAYSMQPILECIITQAKERKRSDILKLLSEHKSFNPNLEDNDVDMEEDPQNQEDFI